The Nitrospira lenta DNA window GATGCTGCAGAACGCCAAGAGCGGCGCCTGCCTGGAAGACTGCCACTATTGTTCGCAATCGGCCGTCTCGAACGCGCCGATCGAACGCTACAATCTGCTCCCGCAGAAACAGATGATCCAGGGTGCGCGCGAAGCCGCCGCCTCGAAGGCCCAGCGCTACTGCATCGTCATCAGCGGTCGCAGCCCGTTGGATCGGGAAATCGATGAAATCGCCGGAGCTGTCCGGTCCATCAAGCAGGAAATCCCGATTCAGATCTGCTGCTCGCTCGGCTTGATGAGCGATGAACAGGCCAAGCGGTTGAAAGCCGCCGGCGTGGATCGCGTGAACCATAATCTGAACACCAGCGAAGCCTTCCACGAGTCAATTTGTACGACCCATACGTTCCAGGACCGCCTCTCGACCATCAAGAATGCGCGCGCGGCCGGATTGGAAATCTGCTCGGGCGGGATCGTTGGCATGGGGGAAAGCAACGACGACCTCATCGACCTGGCTACTGCCCTGCGTGACGTGAAACCGGACTCGATTCCCTTGAACATGCTCAATCCGGTAGAAGGCACGCCGTTGGAGAACATCGACGCCCTCACACCGCAGCGTTGCCTCAAAGTCCTCTGCCTCTTCCGTTTCCTGCACCCGCGCACGGAAATCCGCATCGCCGGCGGCCGCGAACACAATCTGCGCAGCCTCCAACCCCTCTCCCTCTACCCCGCTGACTCAGTCTTCGTGAATAACTATCTGACGACACCAGGATCCCCAGCCCCCGAAGTCTGGGGCATGATCGAAGACCTGGGTTTCAAAATCGAAGTGGATTACCAGCAGCCAGTGGCAGGGTAGGCACAGCCTAGACCGCCGTCTTTTCCAAGCGCTTGCTCCTTATTGGACCTATTGCCGATTGGGTGCTCTCCCACGACCACATAGGTCTTGGCTTCGTTCCATCGGCAAAGAGGAAAGCCAATTGAACCCCATCCCGACTCAGCGCATTGCTAAACTTAAGGAAGCAATCGCCTTGAGCTTTGCCAAGATTAGTCATCCCGCCCCAAACAATATTGCCCCTCATCAGTGCGAGGAATGTGCTGAAGCAAGAGAGACTTTCATCCAAAAAGACTGGAGGATGCTGAGTAGCGACGTCATGGAAGGCCACTTTGACCAGTTATCCTTGCTCTCACCTGAGGCGTTTCAATTCTTTCTGCCCGCATTCATGTGCTTCTCATTGGACCACTTAGACTCCCCGACATGCGAATTTACCGTCTACGCGTTGGCATTCAACTACACCAGGAAAACCAAAGAAGAGACAGATCGGCAAATAGAGTGGTGGGATTCTCGATTCAGTCTTTTTGAAAAAGATCAGCTTCTTGTTCTCATCAATTTCTTAGACCTCGTGAAAGATAGTGATGACAGGAACTACTTTCAAGACGAAGTTCAAAGAGGGAAGCACCACATCGAATTATTAGTATCTAAGTACTAATTTCCTCCTACTCCTCCCTTAACCCCTCCACCACCGGCTGTTGTGCTGCCCAGCGGGCGGGGAAGTAACCGGCGACTAGCGTTGCGGCTGCCGCTAAGCCGACGGCTTGGGCGAGGGCGCCGAAGGGAAGGATCATCTGAATCGTCCAACCAAATGATTGTTTGTTGATCACTTTAATCAGCAGCAAGGACAGCAGTCCGCCGCCAACAAGTCCCAGTGCGATGCCCACCAATCCTAGATAAGCCGCTTCCCACAAGACCAACTGTCTTATTTGCCCCTCGCTGCCGCCGATGGCACGTAGCGTGGCGAACTCCCTGCGCCTTTCGAGCACCGACGTCACCAATGTATTCACGATACCAAGCATGGCGATGATCACAGCGATCGCTTCGAGCACATAGGTCAGCAGAAAGGTCCGGTCAAAGATGTCGAGAATCTCCTTCCGCAACTCGCCGTTGCTGATGATCAGCGGTGGCAATGTCCGGTCCTGTGCTTGCTGCAAGACGGCGGCAATCGCCTGCCGGACCCGCTCCCTATCCGCCCCGTCGTTCAGATAGATCGGGAAGACCGTCACGAGTGCATCCTGCCAAAGCGATTGATAGAGCCCGCGGTCCATGACCAGCTTTCCACCGTCGGTGGCATAGTCGTAAAACACGGCCACGACCGGAAATGAGCGCGCTCCTTGCGGCGTCATGATCTCCAGCGACTGCCCTTCACGAATGCCGAGCCGGTTGGCCAGCACTTCAGATACGATAACCCCGCCGCTATCGACGGCCTGGTTCAATAGGTCGGTGGAATCCCCCTGGCGGACGAGATACTGGCTGCGCCTGGCATGGAGTCGCAAATCACGCGAGACAATCGCCACACGTTGCCCCTTCACCTCAACCCGCACATCCCGATAGGTATCCACCTCCGCCACACCGGGGATGGCGGCCAGCACTGCTTGCCAGCCTGGGGGCAGACTCTTCGTACCATTCCCGCTATTCGCCTCCCGCAGCCAGGTTGAGGGCGCGACGACGATGTCGGCGATCACAGTCTCGTTGATCCAGACTTCGACGGTGTGCCGGAAACTGCGCACCATGATGAGCACACCGATCATGATCGCCAGCCCTACCATCAGCGCCGAAACCGTCACGCCGTTCCGGCCTGGATTTCTCGCCGCATGCTCCACGGCGATCTCTCGCATCGCACCTTGCACGCCGGCGAGTCGTTCGCCCTGTAGCGTCCGCTTTCTCCACCCAGTAATACAGAACGGCGCGAGGCACGACAGTCCGGCCAATAAACAGAACGTGGCGAGATAGCCCCAAATCGGCACGCCGCCCAACGGTCCGGCTAGAGCAAGCAGTCCGGCGATCAAGAGCAATCCGAGTCCGCCAGCCGCCAATCCCCCCACACGCACCTGTCGGCTGCTCTCGTAATCACCGGGAGCTAACGCCCGCACGGTGGCGGTTCGGCTGGCATCGAGGCTCGGTCCGATCGCCCCGATCATGGAGACGAGACAGCCGATCAGAATCCCTTCACCCGATGCCTGCCAGAGTTCAGCTGAGTCGAACCAGGATGCGGATCCCTGAGCCACCGGGGTGTAGAGATCAGAAATCGTCTGGCTGACCAGTATGACGAGTTTTTGCGCCAGCAGAATACCGCCCACGCTCCCGACAATCCCACCCAACAGCCCGAACAAAGCGGCCTCGGTCAGGAAGAGCCATGCCACACGGGACTGGGTCATGCCGATCGCGCGGTAGATGCCGATCTCACGTCGGCGCTGCGCCACGGCGAAGGCCATCGTGTTGTAGATGAGAAACATACCGACGAGCAGTCCGACCCAACTCAATACGGTGAGATTCAATCGGAACGCCCGCACCATCTGCTCAACCTGGCGCGTCCGGCTCGCCGGCCGCTCGACCGTGACATGCGGCGGCACAACGGCGCGCACGGCCTGCGCCGCTACATCAATCTCGACCTCCGGGCTTGTGACCAAATCGATTCGGTCCAACTTCCCGATCATGCCAAACAGAACTTGGGCGGCGGCAATGTCCATGATCGCCACATGATCCCAGGATGAGACCCGATCGGATTGGTCCTGAATCACACCGGCAATCCGCGCTTGCACCTGCCGAGCCCCGACTTGGAGCTGAACGGTACTTCCCTTCACAAGATGCCACTCAGCCGCCAGCTTTCTTCCAAGATACAGGCTGTCGGCTTTCAGTAAGCCAGCGAGCGGATTGTCATCCTGTCCCTGCATGACTCGAAACCCGCGCGAGTCAAACTCCGCCAGCAGATCCAGGCCAATCACTTGCAGCGCCCCACTCGGTTGCCCGGCATCGAGCCGCACCGCCGTCTGCACGATGACCGGTGTCGCAGAAGCCAAGCCCGGCACTTCCCGCACCTTCGCAATCAGCTGCTCATCCAGTCCGAAATCTCCTCCGGAGATCTCCAAGGTGGTCGGACCGGCAACGGTCAGCACCGCCTGCTCAAATGAATGCAGCACTTCCACATTGGCTGTTCGCACCGCCACGGACGCCGCCACACCCAGCGCCACCCCCACAATCGTGAGGCCGGTCCGAAACGGCCGCTGAGTCATATGAGAGAGAAGAAGGAGCGCGACAACTTTCAACCAGGCCATTGTGCGGCTCCTAGAGATACGGCTTTTATCTGCACTTACGTAGAACCACGGCGAAGGGAAACACCTACAGACACGAGGGATTTACGGGCTGCACAGAATGGCCGTTTCGTTTACAGGCCGCCGACCCTTTGCTAGATTGACGAGGAACATTTGATCGGGAGTTACACATGGCACGTAGTCGAGGGAACAACGCACTTCAGCTGGACCGAGGCCCGAAGGCCGAGTTCTCCATTACCCCCCGGCAACGGGAAATTCTCAAGATGGTCGCCCTCGGCCATACGAATCGTGAGATTGCGGAAACACTGGCCATCAGCATCCGCACCGTCGAGGTGCATCGCTTCAATCTGATGCGGCGGCTGAACGTCCGAAACGTGGCGCAGTTACTTCGCCAAGGCCTTCAGCAGGGATTACTGCCTCGCAACTTCGGCCTCAAGTAGCGTCAGAGCTCTTTGACCTTCCCCCGACATTCTGTCACCGATCCGTAGCCCTTCTTCTTGAGCTGTGCCGCGAGTTCGGCCTCCAGCCGTCCGAAGGCTCCCAGCCCCTCTTCAACCAAAACAGTGCCGACCTGCACAGCCGAGGCTCCACAGAGGAAATGCTCGAAGGCATCGACACCGTTCATGACGCCGCCGGTGCCGATGATGGGAATCTTTCCCTGAAAGATTTTGTAGAAGGCGCGGACATTCGCCAGCGCCACGGCCTTGATGATCGTGCCGCCCAACCCGCCGAATCCACCCTTCGGCTTGATCACAACTTCTTCACGGTCCGGATCCACCACCAACCCGTTGCCGACCGAATTAATCATATTGAGGAAATCGACTTCGCAACGGCCAATGACTTTTCCCATGACCTCGTGATGCGCCGGATCGAAATACGGCGGCAACTTCACGCCCATCGGAACGGTGATGACTTTGCGCACGCGCTTGAGCAACCGCTCGGACGCTTCCGGGTCGTACCCGATCTGCGGCTTGCCGGGAATATTCGGGCAGGAGAGATTCACTTCGATCAAGTCGGGCTTCGCCGCGTTGATCACGGCCGCGATCGTCGGAAAATCGTCTTCACACAGTCCCGCCACGCTCGCGATCACCGGCTTACCGAACTGTTTCAATTCGGGAATGAGTTCGGCATAGGCGCGATAGCCGAGGTTGGGCAATCCCATCGAATTGATCGAGCCGCCGGGGAATCCATAGTAGCGGGGCTCCGGATTCCCCTGGCGCGCCTCGACGGTCATCGACTTGGTGACTATGGCTCCCGCGCGCGACTTGCCCAGCGCCACCAGTTCGTCACGCGTGACACAGAGCGCGCCGGCTGCGTTCATCACGCAGCTGGGAAACTTCACCCCTGCAATCGTCGTGGAAAGATCGGTCATGCTACCCCCGTTAAAGCCGGCGATGGCGTGCGCGCAACCAGCCGCCCGTCCTGCATCGTCCAGATATAGTCGGCACATTCCGCGGCAGTCTGGCTATGCGTCACCAGTAAGACGGTGACGCTGTCTGCTTTCGCCAGAGATCGAATCAACGTCATGATTTCCGCCCCCTGATGCGAATCGAGATTTCCTGTCGGTTCATCGGCCAGCAGCAATTTCGGCCGGTGCGCAAGCGCACGGGCAATCGCCACCCGCTGTTGCTCACCACCCGACAACTCTCCGGGGCGGTGATGCTTCCGATGCCCCATATGGACCAACTCCAATACGCTCTCCGCCCGCTGTGCAACCGACCGACCGCCGTCTCCGCGCAACATCAATGGCAGCGCCACATTCTCCAGGGCCGTCAGCCCTGGGACTAAGTGAAAGGCTTGAAACACAATACCGATCAATTCCCTCCGCGCCAAGGTCCACTCGTGACTGGTAAATGTGGTGGTCGCGCGCCCGTCGAGATAGAGTTCTCCGGATGAAGGCCGATCAAGACCGCCCACCAGATTCAGCAATGTACTCTTCCCGCATCCGCTGGGTCCGACGAACGCGCAGAATTCGCCGCGTGCGACATCAAGACTGACACCATGCAACGCCGCGACCGTGGCCTCGCCACGCGCATACGTTTTGGACAACTGGGCCAGCTTCACCATGCCTGCGGCACACCTTAGATTCTGCCATGTCTGTAGAATGATCATCCTCGTATAACACAACCATTTAGAGCCTCACAACCTTGACAGTCGAGGGCTCCTCGCCCTACAACCAGCCGCATCACTCCCTGTCTGAGGGTGACGCATGATGGAATCGTGGCCGCGGAAATTGCCAGGCTTGATACGGCACGCCGTCCGATTTTTTCTGCCGGCTGACTGTGCCACCTGCGGAGTACCGCTTACGACCGATCCCGTCCCGCTGTTTTGCACGACCTGCTGGGAGACCATCGCTCCGCTCAGGCTGGCCCGCTGCTCGCAATGCGATCGTCCGTTGCCCTCGCCCATCGCACTCACCTACAGTCCCACCCATCGCTGCCACCACTGCGTGGTTCGCCCGCCCGCCTATGCAAAGGCCTGGACCCTGTATCCCTATCTGCCTCCCCTACAAGACGCGATCTGTCTGTTCAAGTACCGTGGGAAAGTCTCGCTGGCCAAGCCGCTTGGACAATTGCTGATCAACGCCCTCCCGGCTGCGCTGGATGCAGACCTCGTCATTCCCGTGCCGTTGCATCCAACCCGTTTGAGAGAGCGTGAGTTCAATCAATCGCTGCTACTTGCCGATCAAGTGGCCACACACCTCCATCTCCCTCTTTCGTTTACGAATCTCGTTCGGAGCGTCCCGTCAGAACCCCAAAGCACGTTGTCACGAAAAGAGCGGATGAAGAACCTTCGCCGGGCGTTTATCATTCGTCGCCCTGAATTGGTTGCTCAGAAACGCATCCTTCTTATCGATGACGTCTTTACGACTGGCACAACCGTGAATGAATGTGCCAAGGTGCTCCGGAAGGCCGGAGCGGATGCCATCTTCGTCCTGACACTGGCGCGAACGATCGAGTCGAACGTCGTGCCGGATCGAATCCTGGCCCAACGCGCCAACGGTCTACTCGAAGTCTTGAAGGGCTAGCCATGCCGATCTATGAATACTTCTGCCGCGATTGCCGCAAGCGAAGCACCTTGCTCATACTCAGCCTATCCAGTCCGACTCCACCTGCATGCAAACACTGCGGGAGCCTGGCCGTCGACCGCCTCCTGTCAGGATTCTCCTCTCCAAAGTCCGAAGAGGCTCGGCTTGCATCCCTTTCAGACTCCGACAACCTCGACGGGCTGGATGAAAACGATCCGGAGTCCATGTCTCGCTTTATGAAGCACATGGGGGACGAGATGGGTGAGGACGTCGAACAAGATGTCGAAGCTATGATGGATTCAGCCGACAATGGGGCCTCCCATGACGGGAGCACTGACAGTCTATGACAGGCATTGTCATGTATTTTTACTTGACAATCCTCCCTCACTCTCTAAAATGGCCCTTACCTTCTGGAGTTTTATGAGAAACAGACCCTCTCAGAACAGGTGGGACGATGGGGACAGCCCCGAAGAGCGAATTGATGACGGTGTCGGAGACGTGTCTGTACCTGAAGATTACGACCCGCACCCTCTATCGCTATATACAGAACAGACAGATTCCAGCCTTCAAGCTTGGGAAAGAATGGCGATTCGTACGTTCGGATCTGGAACAGTGGATCCGCGACCGGACCAGAACCGCCCTCCCGTCATAAACTAGGATCGACCTATGTTCGCTGGCGAATATCTGTGCAAAGTGGATGAGAAGGGACGTTTTATCGTCCCCTCCCCGATCCGCGAGCAGATTGAAGCCGACGGCCAGGCCGTCACGTTCCTCAAGGGCCCGGAACAATCCCTCCTCATCTATTCCTTGAAGGAATGGGAAAAGGTGTTAGACCGAACCAAGACGACGCTCGACGAAGACCAGAGCCGTCTCTTTATGCACTTTGTCGTGTCCGAGGCAGGCACGTCGGAAATCGACAAGACCGGACGCATCCTCATTCCAGGCCGTTTACGCAAACAGATCCCCCTGGATGAAGATCTCGAAATCATTCTGGTCGGGATGTATCATCGGATGGAAGTCTGGAACCCCAGTGAGTGGCGCCGCTACATTGCCCGCACCGAAGATCGCTACGAACAGAACATGTCGAAGATCCAGAACCTCCTGTAAGTTCACTCCATGCCTGCCGGACGACGTCGCACAGGCTCCCACCGCTCACAAGTCTCCGTTCGCGTCGTCTCCTATCGACCGGCAGCCAAATCTGAGCCCGTGTCGAAGCAACCGTCCGCCTCCGATCTACGCCCAACGGTTCGACAAACCCATCCACGAGTGCCCCTTCACATCCCTGAGTCATCCGCCGTCGTGACAGGCGAATCCCTCGACATCACGCTGCCGGTTCCCCCCAGCATCAATCACCAATACGCCACGGTCCAAGGCCGTCGGGTTCTCTCTTCAGCGGGTCGAACGTACAAGGAGCATGTCGGGCAACAGATCTGGCTGGCTCTGTCTCGATCGCCCCATAAGCGAGCGTTGCTGCATCGGCTTCAATCGGAATCCTTGGCCCTCTCTATCCGCTTTTATTTCACCTCGCCGCTCCGCCGCGATGTCGATGGCGGGCTCAAAATCGCCCAGGACGCCCTCTGTGAAGGCATCGGCCTCAATGACAATCGTATTGTGGAAACCCATCTCTACAAAGATGTCGATCGAGCCAATCCCCGCATCCGAATTGCCCTCTCCCTGGCCGCTCGATAGTCGCCCCAATTCATCCCTGCAGCTTTAGATTCCAGCAAATCCGACCGATACGGGTGTGAACTCTTTCATCTATTGATCTTACTCCTAGCCATGGCCACGAAGACTATTTCGATCGATCAACTGCGCATTGGAATGTACGTCGCCAAAATCGACCTCTCCTGGTTTCGATCACCATTCCTCCGGCGCTCCTTGCTCATCAAACAGACCCCTCAAATTGAAAAACTACGCCGCGCCGGAGCCAAACAGATCGTCATCGATCTACTCCGCGGAGATGATGTCGCAGCGCCAATTGATCTTGATCCGCCGGTCTCCTCGCAAACGATCACCCTGGCACCGCAAACCCCTCCCTTGAAATCGGCTCCCAAGCCGCTCAGCCAGCTGAACGAAGAATACGCCCAGGCGCTGGTTGCCAGAAAACAACTGGAACAAACCGTTCATACGGTCTTCTCAGCAATATCGAAACGGGGATCTGTCGATCCTCAGGTAGCGGCGGAAGCGGTTCAGGAAGTTGCGATCGTCACCAGGACCCTCCCCAACTCAGCCATCTTCATGGCGCTCAGCCAGCAGCGGGCAGGTGACTCGTCGCTCAGCCAACATGCCCTGTCCACCTGCACCTTAGCCCTTGTGGTGGGACAATCGTTCGGCTACAACCCGCTCGAACTCCAGGAGCTGGCCACAGCGGCACTGCTTCACGATATCGGCTTAGTCCAGATTCCAGACGCGATCATTCAGCGAAGCGCCAACACCTCCAATCCACTGCCCGCACACGACCGACGCATTCTTCAGTCACATCCGCGCTTGGGCATCCTCGCGCTCGAACGCCAGGGAGGGTTTGGAACCAGAGTCTTACAGATGATCGGGGAACACCATATCCGTCTCGATGATTCCGGCTATCCCCCAGGCACCAAAGGCGAGTTTACGTCAGAGCGATCGCGCATCCTGATGATTGCCGATTACTACGACGAGCTGCTTACCGGATTCGGCGGAGCCTCGCCACTCGCGCCCCATCAAGCGCTCCAACGGATTTTTCGAGAATCTCAGGAAGGCGCCTTCGATCAGGTAATTCTTTCGCGGTTCATCAAGTTGATCGGCATCTACCCCGTCCACAGCCGCGTGCGATTGAACACCAATGAGCGAGCGGTTGTGACGGAGCTGAATCCATCGACGCTGCACCAGCCCGTTGTCACGATCACGCACACTCCCAGCGGAAGTGAACCGCCCACTCCCCTCGTCGTCGACCTGTCAGACCCAGCGAATGCCGCCCCGGAGCGTGTTATTGATACGGTACTGGATTCCCCGGAACACCTCCATCCCGCCCCTTCTTCACGAGCAGCCTAGCCCGCAGCAGAGCGCGCATCGGCACGTCGCCTATATCACCTGCGCATGCAGACGATAGACCCGCTGAAAGGATTGCTACTCGTAGCGTAACGCGTCAATGGGATTGAGGCGCGCCGCTTTATGGGCTGGATAGAGACCGAAGAAAAGACCCACTGCAAGCGAGAAGAGAAACGCGGCCAGCACTGTATTCCCGGAGATGATCGTCGGCCATCCGGCAATGACCGTGGTTAACCGGGCTCCCGCAATACCGAACAGAATGCCGAGCGTCCCGCCGACCACACTCAACGTCATCGCCTCGATTAAAAACTGCATGAGAATATGCCGCCGCTTGGCGCCGACCGCCATCCGAATACCGATTTCCCGCGTCCGCTCGGTCACCGACACCAGCAAGATATTCATAATACCAATGCCGCCGACCAGCAGCGAAACCGCCGCAATGGAGAGCAACATGACCGTCAACGTCTGGCTCGTGCCTTCTTGAACTTTCCCAATATCGACCTGCGTGCGGATCGTAAAATCATCGCCTTGTTCAACCTGGAGCCGGTGCCGGGCCCGCAAGAACTCACGAATCTGGTCGACGGCGGCAAATAAATCTTCCTGCCTCTCTGTGGCGGCAAACAACGCGCCGACCGATCCGATAAATTGCGTCCCGAACACCTTCCGCTCCGCGGTACTGAACGGGATGAACACGATATCGTCCTGATCCGACCCTTGAGCCGATTGCCCCTTCGGAGCCAGCACCCCGATCACGCGAAACGGCACATTCTTGATGCGAATGACCGAACCGACCGGCTCCTCGCCCGCCTCAAACAGATTCTCCACCACTGTTTGCCCGACCAGCGCCACACGCACTGCGGCATCCAAATCCGCCTGAGTAAACGGGCCCCCGCTGGTAAAGGACCAGTCCCGGATCGTCAGATAGCTGGGGGACACTCCATTCACGGGCCCGTTCCAGTTCTTGTTCCCGTTCACACTCTGCATGACATCGCGTTTCGCCCAGCCGGTATCCTGCAGCAGCGGAATCCGCTTCTTCATCTCCAGCGCATCGGACACCGTCAGCGTAACCGCGCCCCCCTGCCCGCCTCGAACGCCGCCGACGGTCGTCGACCCAGGCAGCACGATGATGACATTGGTGCCCATGCTGGCGACTTGCGCCTGCACGGCGGCCTTGGCCCCTTCCCCGATACTGACCATCGCAATCACCGCACCGACCCCGATGACGATCCCCAGCATCGTCAGTCCGGCTCGCAGCCGATTGCGACTGAGAACACGGATCGCAGTCATCAGCGTGAGAAGGAGAAAGGCCGGCATCACTGCCTCGCCAGCGACGTCGAAGGCGCGGGCTTGGTGCGTCGATCGGTAAGGACCTGGCCGTCTTTGATCACAATTTCACGGGCGGCATAGGTCGCAATGTCGGGTTCATGCGTCACCAGAATTACCGTGATCCCCGCTTCCTTATTCAGCCGATCAAGAATGGTCATGATTTCACGGCTCGACTCCGTATCCAGGTTTCCAGTCGGTTCGTCGGCCAGCAACAGAGATGGCGTCGTGACCAGCGCACGGGCAATGGCCACCCGTTGTTGCTGCCCGCCGGACAATTGCGTCGGATAATGCTGCTCCCGTCCTTTCAACCCCACACGCTCGAGTGCCGCCGCCGCCAGCGTCCGCTGTTCGCGAAGCGGGAGGCCGCGATAAAAGAGCGGCAGCTGCGCATTCTCCAACGCGCTGGTGCGGGGGATCAGATTGAAGCTTTGAAAGACAAACCCGATCTGCCGGTTCCGGATCTCCGCCAGCTCATCGGCGTGAAGCGCCGCGACATCGACGCCGTTCAACCAATAATGGCCGTTGCTGGGCTGATCCAAACAGCCCAGCATGTTCATCAGCGTCGACTTCCCCGATCCTGATGAACCCATGATCGCGACAAACTCGCCTTGTTCGATGGTGAGATTCAACCCGCGAAGGGCCTGCACTTCCACATCGCCCAGACGATACACTTTCCACACATCTTGGCATTGAATCAACGAGACCTGTCGACCATTGCCGCTAGTCATGGGCATTCAGTCTCTTCGGCATGGGAACCACCGCAACAGAGCGAGGATGCATTCCGACTACACACCCCGATCACGCGTACGGCGCTGTCCGCCGCCGCCACCGAAACCGGGCGGGAGCTCGCTCCCTTGTCGATTTGCCCGAGGCATGTCGAGCCCCACGATCACCGTATCCTGCTCTCCAAGCGAGCCGCCGACGACCTCCGTCCAAACACCATCGGAAATCCCCGTCTGAACCGACACGGAGACCAGCTCACCGGACTCCTCCTGCATCCACACCCTACGGGTAGGATTTCCAGGGTCCGCGGGACCGGACGATGGTCGGCTCGCCGCCGGCCGGCCTTCGGCCTTCACGCCTTTCCCTTCAGCCGATCCGCCTTCCGCACGGTCGCTCTTGGGCGGGGTAAAACGCAACGCCGCGTTCGGCACCTTGAGAACTTGCTCTTTTTGAGCCACGACAATGGAAACATTCGCCGTCATCCCGGGCTTCAGACGCAAATCCTGATTGTCGACGGCGACCACGACATTGTAGGTCACCACATTCTGCACATTGATCGGCGCCAACCGCACCTGGCGGATCACACCTGAAAACCGCACACCGGGATACGCATCCACGGAAAATGTGGCATCCTTTCCCTCCCCGATCCCGCCGATATCCGACTCACTCACATTGGTATCCACCTGCATCTTCGTCAGGTCGAGTGCGATGAGGAACAGATTCGGCGTAGCGAAACTGGCCGCAACGGTCTGCCCGACCTCAATATTTCTGGCCACCACAATGCCATCGACGGGTGAGCGAATCGTGGTGTATTTCAGCTCCAGCTCAGCCGAGTTCAATGCCGCGTCCGCCTGACGGACTTGCGCCTCGGCCACATGCACCTGCGCTTCCGCGCCCTGCGCGTTGGTCACGGCCACATCCACATCATTCTGCGAGACAAAGTTCTGATCGATCAGAGAACGGACCCGTTCAAGTTCTCGTTTGCGCTGCGCTCCGTCGGTCTTGGCCCGAGCCACATTCGCCCGCGCCATTTCCAGATTACTCGCAGCCTGGTCCCGGCGGGCCTTAAACGGTTCCGGATCGATCACGGCGACGACGTCGCCGGCCCTCACCCGTGAATTGAAATCCGCATGAAGACTTTTGATCATCCCGGAGACTTGGGAGCCGACTTGCACCGACACCACCGGATTGATCGTGCCTGTCGCACTCACGACGGAGACAACGGAGCCGCGCTCGACCGCGGCGGTCCGGTACCGCACCGGCGCCTTGCGTTCTCCGGTGAAGAACACATACCCACCGATGGCAAGCCCCACCGCCAAAATACCGAGCACGATACCGAATCGTCGCATAGGGAGGTCCTTATCCGATCAGACGAACAATCATCATATCAGGAAGTGGCGGAACGATTCATTA harbors:
- the bioB gene encoding biotin synthase BioB, with the protein product MTDYMQLANKALNDEPLTRAESLSVLNSPDDDLLALLHAAFQVRSKYFGRTVRLQMLQNAKSGACLEDCHYCSQSAVSNAPIERYNLLPQKQMIQGAREAAASKAQRYCIVISGRSPLDREIDEIAGAVRSIKQEIPIQICCSLGLMSDEQAKRLKAAGVDRVNHNLNTSEAFHESICTTHTFQDRLSTIKNARAAGLEICSGGIVGMGESNDDLIDLATALRDVKPDSIPLNMLNPVEGTPLENIDALTPQRCLKVLCLFRFLHPRTEIRIAGGREHNLRSLQPLSLYPADSVFVNNYLTTPGSPAPEVWGMIEDLGFKIEVDYQQPVAG
- a CDS encoding DUF6714 family protein; amino-acid sequence: MNPIPTQRIAKLKEAIALSFAKISHPAPNNIAPHQCEECAEARETFIQKDWRMLSSDVMEGHFDQLSLLSPEAFQFFLPAFMCFSLDHLDSPTCEFTVYALAFNYTRKTKEETDRQIEWWDSRFSLFEKDQLLVLINFLDLVKDSDDRNYFQDEVQRGKHHIELLVSKY
- a CDS encoding FtsX-like permease family protein, producing MAWLKVVALLLLSHMTQRPFRTGLTIVGVALGVAASVAVRTANVEVLHSFEQAVLTVAGPTTLEISGGDFGLDEQLIAKVREVPGLASATPVIVQTAVRLDAGQPSGALQVIGLDLLAEFDSRGFRVMQGQDDNPLAGLLKADSLYLGRKLAAEWHLVKGSTVQLQVGARQVQARIAGVIQDQSDRVSSWDHVAIMDIAAAQVLFGMIGKLDRIDLVTSPEVEIDVAAQAVRAVVPPHVTVERPASRTRQVEQMVRAFRLNLTVLSWVGLLVGMFLIYNTMAFAVAQRRREIGIYRAIGMTQSRVAWLFLTEAALFGLLGGIVGSVGGILLAQKLVILVSQTISDLYTPVAQGSASWFDSAELWQASGEGILIGCLVSMIGAIGPSLDASRTATVRALAPGDYESSRQVRVGGLAAGGLGLLLIAGLLALAGPLGGVPIWGYLATFCLLAGLSCLAPFCITGWRKRTLQGERLAGVQGAMREIAVEHAARNPGRNGVTVSALMVGLAIMIGVLIMVRSFRHTVEVWINETVIADIVVAPSTWLREANSGNGTKSLPPGWQAVLAAIPGVAEVDTYRDVRVEVKGQRVAIVSRDLRLHARRSQYLVRQGDSTDLLNQAVDSGGVIVSEVLANRLGIREGQSLEIMTPQGARSFPVVAVFYDYATDGGKLVMDRGLYQSLWQDALVTVFPIYLNDGADRERVRQAIAAVLQQAQDRTLPPLIISNGELRKEILDIFDRTFLLTYVLEAIAVIIAMLGIVNTLVTSVLERRREFATLRAIGGSEGQIRQLVLWEAAYLGLVGIALGLVGGGLLSLLLIKVINKQSFGWTIQMILPFGALAQAVGLAAAATLVAGYFPARWAAQQPVVEGLREE
- a CDS encoding LuxR C-terminal-related transcriptional regulator; translation: MARSRGNNALQLDRGPKAEFSITPRQREILKMVALGHTNREIAETLAISIRTVEVHRFNLMRRLNVRNVAQLLRQGLQQGLLPRNFGLK
- a CDS encoding dihydroorotate oxidase, giving the protein MTDLSTTIAGVKFPSCVMNAAGALCVTRDELVALGKSRAGAIVTKSMTVEARQGNPEPRYYGFPGGSINSMGLPNLGYRAYAELIPELKQFGKPVIASVAGLCEDDFPTIAAVINAAKPDLIEVNLSCPNIPGKPQIGYDPEASERLLKRVRKVITVPMGVKLPPYFDPAHHEVMGKVIGRCEVDFLNMINSVGNGLVVDPDREEVVIKPKGGFGGLGGTIIKAVALANVRAFYKIFQGKIPIIGTGGVMNGVDAFEHFLCGASAVQVGTVLVEEGLGAFGRLEAELAAQLKKKGYGSVTECRGKVKEL
- a CDS encoding ABC transporter ATP-binding protein, giving the protein MVKLAQLSKTYARGEATVAALHGVSLDVARGEFCAFVGPSGCGKSTLLNLVGGLDRPSSGELYLDGRATTTFTSHEWTLARRELIGIVFQAFHLVPGLTALENVALPLMLRGDGGRSVAQRAESVLELVHMGHRKHHRPGELSGGEQQRVAIARALAHRPKLLLADEPTGNLDSHQGAEIMTLIRSLAKADSVTVLLVTHSQTAAECADYIWTMQDGRLVARTPSPALTGVA